The following coding sequences lie in one Marinobacter sp. ANT_B65 genomic window:
- a CDS encoding YkvA family protein yields the protein MALFSQKKAQEQLDAEAEKVNRADLETLLERQRAIEEKVKNSGKLNRFSADIKLMFSMLRDYWNGSYRDIPWKSIAAVAGALIYVMNPLDFIPDLIIGFGFLDDAGVVALCLKLVESDLHKYAAWKEVKKDAGQSAQAD from the coding sequence ATGGCTTTGTTCAGCCAGAAGAAAGCGCAGGAACAACTAGATGCCGAGGCAGAGAAAGTAAACCGCGCCGACCTGGAGACATTGCTCGAGCGACAGCGGGCTATTGAAGAAAAGGTCAAAAACAGTGGTAAACTGAACCGGTTCAGTGCCGATATCAAACTGATGTTTTCCATGCTCAGGGACTACTGGAACGGAAGTTACAGAGACATTCCCTGGAAAAGCATTGCCGCGGTTGCAGGGGCACTTATTTATGTGATGAATCCCTTGGATTTTATTCCCGACCTCATTATTGGCTTTGGTTTTCTGGACGATGCGGGCGTGGTTGCACTATGTTTGAAGCTGGTCGAGTCTGACCTGCACAAGTACGCAGCCTGGAAAGAGGTCAAAAAAGACGCCGGGCAATCAGCACAAGCGGATTGA
- a CDS encoding flagellar motor protein MotB, which produces MDEMPEEEKPGIPAWVVTFADLMSLLMCFFVLLLSFSEIDAMKFKQIAGELSKAFGVQRDVPALEIPQGTSPIFDKFSPAPPEPTLVNEVKQTTTDQQPELQTLKSPTDEALEAAAKEFLEASTSSIQEVLEEAIDDGRITVEKDQDQHRIVIRVEEKGSFPSGSADLTYEFEGLLLEMAEVLAEMPGKLMVEGHTDDIPIRTSRFYSNWDLSAARSAAVANVLLATGDVEPTRLAVKGLADTEPRVENISAENRAKNRRVEIIIDLSDPMEEQGVRLRELIEKEAGENEAVIDIRPVSPDTDTGTITW; this is translated from the coding sequence ATGGACGAGATGCCAGAAGAGGAAAAACCGGGCATTCCGGCCTGGGTTGTGACCTTTGCCGACCTGATGTCACTGTTGATGTGTTTCTTTGTGCTTCTGTTGTCGTTTTCCGAAATTGACGCAATGAAGTTCAAACAGATTGCTGGTGAGCTCTCAAAAGCGTTCGGCGTCCAGCGTGATGTACCGGCACTCGAAATCCCCCAGGGCACCAGTCCGATTTTCGACAAGTTTTCGCCCGCGCCTCCCGAGCCCACGCTGGTCAACGAAGTAAAGCAAACCACAACTGATCAGCAACCCGAGCTGCAGACCCTGAAAAGCCCTACAGACGAGGCGCTGGAAGCAGCTGCAAAGGAATTCCTTGAGGCCAGTACATCCAGCATTCAGGAAGTTCTTGAGGAGGCCATTGACGATGGCCGCATTACCGTAGAAAAAGATCAGGATCAGCACCGTATCGTTATACGGGTTGAGGAGAAAGGGTCCTTCCCCTCCGGCTCTGCAGACCTGACGTATGAGTTTGAAGGACTGCTACTGGAAATGGCAGAAGTGCTTGCTGAGATGCCCGGCAAGCTTATGGTTGAAGGGCACACCGACGATATACCTATACGAACATCCCGCTTCTACAGCAACTGGGATCTCTCCGCTGCCCGTTCAGCCGCTGTCGCAAACGTATTGCTGGCTACCGGCGATGTTGAGCCCACGCGCCTGGCAGTTAAAGGACTAGCCGATACCGAACCCAGGGTGGAAAATATATCGGCAGAAAATCGCGCGAAAAATCGCCGCGTTGAGATCATCATTGATCTCTCCGACCCCATGGAAGAGCAGGGAGTTCGGCTTCGGGAACTGATTGAAAAAGAGGCCGGCGAGAACGAGGCTGTCATTGACATACGCCCCGTCAGTCCGGATACGGATACTGGCACAATTACCTGGTAG
- a CDS encoding MotA/TolQ/ExbB proton channel family protein: MSNPKHTLFWMTFFLAIVAIVGVLVHKPLITAFMANWVFNLLIVGVLFVGIGLTYRQVFVLFPELRWISQFRTGHSGLSVLEEPRLLKPLARQLGEESKRDRFTLSTLSLRTVLDGIHSRMDEQREITRYFINLLVFLGLLGTFWGLLGTINAVGEVITNLDMGQGDFGKVFANLQTGLLTPLQGMGTAFSSSLLGLGGSLILGFLDIQAGHAQNRFYDGLEEWLTGVTNLVDPFNSDERQP; encoded by the coding sequence ATGAGTAATCCAAAACACACCCTTTTCTGGATGACCTTTTTCCTCGCGATTGTTGCGATTGTTGGCGTGTTGGTCCACAAGCCCCTGATAACTGCATTTATGGCAAACTGGGTCTTCAACCTGTTGATTGTCGGGGTCCTGTTTGTCGGCATTGGCCTGACCTATCGCCAGGTATTTGTCTTGTTTCCCGAACTGCGCTGGATCTCCCAGTTCCGCACCGGACATTCCGGCCTGTCTGTGCTGGAGGAGCCCCGTTTGCTCAAGCCTTTGGCGCGACAGCTGGGCGAAGAATCCAAGCGGGACCGCTTTACCCTCTCAACCCTTTCACTGCGCACAGTTCTGGATGGCATTCATTCCAGAATGGACGAACAACGGGAAATAACCCGATACTTCATAAACCTTCTGGTTTTTCTGGGACTTTTGGGCACATTCTGGGGTTTGCTGGGCACCATCAATGCGGTTGGTGAGGTAATTACCAATCTGGATATGGGCCAGGGTGATTTTGGTAAGGTGTTTGCAAACCTTCAGACAGGCTTGTTAACGCCCTTGCAGGGCATGGGTACAGCGTTCAGCTCATCGCTGCTCGGTCTTGGCGGCTCTCTGATACTGGGCTTTCTCGATATCCAGGCCGGGCATGCCCAGAACAGGTTTTATGACGGACTGGAAGAATGGCTGACCGGCGTCACCAATCTGGTCGATCCCTTTAACAGCGACGAACGCCAGCCATGA
- a CDS encoding substrate-binding periplasmic protein, producing MTATVCRLLPVLLVLIASGKTDASTSFCKTLTVSGNPEYPPLLWEEPRTPETLTGAATAYLQEILEPLGVTLDVQNLGSWARVQRVARMGEIDMVAGAFINSERIEYMDYLLPPFTRLSAAVWVPKGKEFEYRHWPDLSGKIGGTLINNSFGQGFDRYAEQNLEIVSVRTIEQSFEMARAGRLDYVLYERLQGQVKLQRLGLEDEFVPLDVPVSTEGLFFAFSKKSECNTFEFRELIADRLYTLNNSGRLAELISEFTARYMSLQL from the coding sequence ATGACTGCCACTGTCTGCAGGCTCTTGCCCGTCCTGCTGGTTCTGATCGCTTCTGGTAAAACAGATGCATCAACGTCGTTTTGCAAAACGCTGACAGTGAGTGGCAACCCAGAGTATCCGCCACTGCTGTGGGAGGAACCCCGGACGCCTGAGACTCTGACGGGTGCAGCAACAGCTTATCTGCAGGAAATTCTTGAACCCCTTGGAGTGACGCTGGATGTCCAGAATCTTGGTTCATGGGCCCGGGTACAGCGCGTTGCCAGAATGGGTGAGATTGATATGGTGGCCGGAGCTTTCATTAATTCAGAACGTATTGAGTACATGGATTATTTATTGCCTCCTTTCACTCGCCTTTCTGCTGCGGTATGGGTGCCCAAGGGGAAGGAGTTTGAATATCGCCACTGGCCGGATCTGAGTGGCAAAATAGGTGGCACGCTGATCAATAACAGTTTCGGGCAAGGCTTTGATCGCTATGCTGAACAAAATCTGGAAATTGTCAGCGTCAGAACCATAGAGCAATCCTTTGAAATGGCCCGGGCTGGTCGCCTTGATTATGTTTTGTACGAGCGGCTACAGGGGCAGGTAAAGCTTCAGAGGCTTGGCCTGGAAGACGAATTTGTTCCCCTGGATGTGCCGGTCAGCACTGAAGGGCTTTTCTTTGCGTTTTCCAAAAAATCAGAATGTAACACCTTCGAGTTCCGTGAACTCATTGCAGACCGCCTGTATACATTGAATAATTCAGGCCGTCTGGCGGAGCTTATCAGTGAATTTACCGCTCGTTACATGTCTCTGCAGCTATAG
- a CDS encoding ketopantoate reductase family protein: MLNILMIGAGGIGGYYGARLAEAGHRVVLTARGEHLAALQKKGLTVHYEGRVMECQVPAVDHTTLVQNYQSGDFDVIVIALKSTATKAVLDELSPWLGQSDVLVLSLQNGVDNEPMIARALGESRVLGGLAVRIGGHIVEPGVVEAEGVAQIVMGEWPSVPEAQDARRPVLEILQNAFDKAGIPATVSDNIRYELWRKLVINNGVNPISALTGLDTQSLTRHPRFSHVVYGMMAETAAAAKADGLELSKDDVDEMFALISSFNAIKTSMLVDKEKGRPLELDSIAGAVLRRSEKLGIDAPYTITVNALLEHGLG; encoded by the coding sequence ATGCTGAATATACTCATGATTGGCGCCGGGGGGATTGGTGGTTATTACGGCGCAAGGCTGGCTGAGGCGGGACACCGGGTTGTGCTTACGGCTCGTGGCGAGCATCTTGCTGCCCTGCAGAAAAAGGGCCTGACCGTTCACTACGAAGGACGAGTGATGGAGTGCCAGGTGCCTGCTGTTGATCACACAACCCTGGTGCAGAACTATCAGTCTGGCGATTTTGATGTGATTGTCATTGCTCTCAAATCCACTGCGACAAAAGCCGTGCTGGATGAGCTAAGCCCCTGGCTGGGGCAAAGTGATGTGTTGGTTTTGTCGTTGCAGAATGGAGTAGATAACGAACCCATGATTGCCCGGGCACTTGGTGAAAGCCGTGTTCTGGGTGGGTTAGCGGTACGTATTGGCGGCCATATTGTTGAGCCAGGAGTCGTGGAAGCCGAAGGCGTTGCCCAGATTGTTATGGGTGAGTGGCCTTCTGTACCAGAGGCACAGGATGCCCGGCGCCCGGTACTGGAAATCCTGCAGAATGCTTTTGACAAGGCAGGCATTCCTGCAACGGTTTCAGACAACATTCGCTACGAGCTATGGCGTAAGCTTGTGATCAATAATGGTGTTAATCCGATCTCTGCATTGACAGGTCTGGATACACAAAGCCTGACCCGGCACCCCCGGTTCAGCCACGTTGTGTACGGCATGATGGCAGAGACTGCCGCTGCTGCAAAAGCTGATGGACTTGAGCTCAGCAAGGACGACGTTGACGAGATGTTCGCCCTGATCAGCAGCTTTAACGCGATCAAAACCTCCATGCTGGTTGATAAAGAAAAAGGCCGCCCCCTGGAACTGGACAGCATCGCGGGGGCTGTACTCCGCCGTTCTGAAAAACTCGGTATTGATGCCCCCTACACAATTACCGTCAATGCCCTTCTGGAACACGGGTTGGGCTAG
- a CDS encoding efflux RND transporter permease subunit, with translation MKRKKGVIGFFVHHKVAGNLVMLMMLLAGALALTRMNIQFFPTFALDVVSVQVVWSGASAEDVEQGITNPLEQRLRSLDGLKKMTSTSAQSIASITLEFEEGTNPITALDDVRQQVDEFTNMPADAEEPQVARVERYEPVARLLVFGDMERSELRALAYRYEDELLQRGIDRVSFTGLPEQQISIDVPVERLETLGLSLGQIADRVASVSRDLPAGIMAQQDAARELRSVEQRRSPQAFETVPVLSDERVQLRLGDIATIRQEDRDSQVSLMRNGFPAIELQLQRAENGNSLAAAKVLEAWLDDTRATLPPSLQLEVYDESWQLLNDRISLLTTNGLSGLILVVCLLYLFLPGRVALWVAVGIPTAFLAALGVLWLIGGSINMISLFALIMALGVIVDDAIVVGEDADAHARMGEDSIYASEGAAKRMVWPVLASSLTTVAAFMPLLVVGGVIGNILGDIPVVMICVLIASLLECFIVLPSHLRHAFSPRNSGKADAEPVRPSRNPVVRFRDGFERRFDHFREGPFRRFSRRSLEHRGITMASVLALAIFTVGLLAGGRLGFNFFPTPEPSVLYANVSFVAGTDSATVDRFMGDMQKALNETEAALGGNLILHAVTTEGATLGAGGSSRSGDEQGAIMIELVPSDQRQIRNLEFITEWRSRMILPAGLDNLAISERQSGPPGRDVNVRLTGDDSRNLKLAAEELTQALSTLPGVLDVEDDMPWGREQLIYQASAYGEALGLTTADLGGQLRAAFDGRVAQIYQDGRDEIEVRVQLPRDQRERLSTFSRMTVRVPDGRFVPLDQVMNLDHRQGFEALRHADGKLAIEVTSALNTRVSTAAQILESLQADALPDIASRFNVHYSFEGRAADQRETIADMQTGLLVGIALMYVVLVWVFASWSLPLIVMAIIPFALVGALLGHWLMGLQLTVLSLFGLFGLAGIVVNNAIILVSFYNQQRQKGLDINQALNEAVVQRVRAVLLTSLTTIGGLLPLLFETSLQAQFLIPMATSIAFGLGLSTVLVLLVIPALLSWLEQFREWRARPTR, from the coding sequence ATGAAGCGCAAAAAAGGCGTTATAGGTTTCTTTGTACATCACAAGGTTGCTGGCAACCTTGTGATGCTGATGATGCTGCTTGCCGGCGCACTTGCCCTTACCCGCATGAATATCCAGTTTTTCCCTACATTTGCACTGGACGTGGTCAGTGTACAAGTGGTCTGGAGCGGTGCCTCTGCAGAAGATGTGGAACAAGGCATAACCAACCCTCTGGAACAGCGCCTGCGTAGTCTGGATGGCCTCAAGAAAATGACCTCCACCTCGGCCCAGAGCATAGCGTCCATTACTCTCGAATTTGAAGAGGGCACTAACCCGATCACAGCACTGGATGATGTTCGCCAGCAGGTGGATGAGTTCACAAACATGCCGGCTGACGCTGAGGAGCCTCAGGTTGCCCGGGTTGAGCGCTATGAACCCGTTGCCCGGTTGCTGGTGTTTGGTGACATGGAGCGCAGTGAGCTTCGGGCTCTGGCCTATCGCTATGAAGATGAGTTGCTGCAAAGAGGTATAGACCGGGTGTCGTTTACCGGATTGCCGGAGCAGCAGATCAGCATTGATGTGCCCGTGGAAAGGCTGGAGACGCTGGGGTTGTCTCTTGGGCAGATTGCCGACCGGGTGGCTTCGGTTTCACGGGATTTGCCCGCTGGAATTATGGCTCAGCAGGATGCAGCCCGGGAACTGCGGTCTGTCGAGCAACGGCGCAGCCCGCAGGCATTTGAGACTGTACCTGTGCTCAGCGATGAACGTGTACAGCTGCGCCTCGGGGATATCGCGACGATTCGGCAGGAAGATCGTGACAGTCAGGTGTCTTTGATGCGCAACGGCTTTCCGGCCATAGAGCTGCAACTCCAGAGAGCGGAAAACGGTAACTCCCTCGCTGCAGCAAAGGTTCTGGAAGCGTGGCTGGATGATACGCGGGCAACGCTGCCTCCGTCTTTGCAGCTCGAAGTTTACGATGAGTCCTGGCAACTGCTGAACGACCGTATTTCTCTTTTGACCACCAACGGGCTGAGCGGACTGATTCTTGTGGTCTGTCTGTTGTATCTCTTTCTTCCCGGCCGGGTTGCGCTCTGGGTTGCAGTCGGGATACCCACCGCCTTTCTTGCCGCTTTGGGAGTGCTCTGGCTGATCGGAGGTTCTATCAACATGATTTCCCTGTTTGCGCTGATTATGGCGCTGGGGGTCATTGTGGATGATGCCATTGTGGTCGGCGAAGATGCAGACGCCCATGCCCGTATGGGGGAGGACTCCATCTACGCCTCTGAAGGAGCTGCCAAGCGCATGGTCTGGCCAGTGTTGGCGTCTTCTCTGACCACTGTTGCTGCCTTCATGCCCCTCCTGGTTGTGGGAGGAGTGATTGGCAACATTCTGGGCGATATCCCCGTTGTCATGATCTGTGTACTCATTGCCTCGCTGCTGGAGTGTTTCATCGTGCTCCCGTCGCACTTGAGGCATGCATTCAGCCCACGGAATTCGGGCAAAGCTGATGCAGAACCGGTACGCCCAAGCCGGAATCCGGTTGTGCGTTTTCGTGACGGTTTTGAACGGCGGTTTGATCATTTTCGTGAGGGGCCGTTCCGCCGGTTTTCCCGGCGTAGCCTTGAACACCGGGGAATTACCATGGCCAGCGTACTGGCTCTGGCCATCTTCACCGTTGGTTTGCTTGCTGGCGGGCGTCTTGGCTTCAATTTCTTTCCGACCCCGGAACCTTCAGTGCTCTACGCCAATGTGAGCTTTGTGGCGGGTACAGACAGTGCCACGGTAGACCGCTTTATGGGTGATATGCAGAAGGCGTTGAATGAGACGGAAGCAGCGCTGGGCGGCAACCTTATTTTACACGCGGTTACCACAGAAGGGGCGACTCTGGGCGCTGGAGGAAGCTCCCGGTCCGGTGATGAGCAGGGCGCGATCATGATTGAACTGGTGCCCTCGGATCAGCGCCAGATACGCAATCTTGAATTTATCACTGAATGGCGTAGTCGTATGATTCTGCCGGCCGGGCTGGATAATCTCGCCATTTCAGAGCGCCAGTCGGGGCCGCCGGGCCGGGATGTGAACGTGCGTCTGACCGGTGATGACTCAAGAAATCTGAAACTTGCGGCAGAAGAACTGACTCAGGCGTTATCGACCCTGCCCGGTGTACTGGATGTGGAAGATGATATGCCCTGGGGACGGGAACAGCTGATTTATCAGGCGAGTGCATACGGCGAAGCCCTGGGTCTTACCACCGCGGATCTTGGCGGCCAGTTACGGGCAGCGTTTGATGGCCGGGTCGCCCAGATTTACCAGGACGGGAGGGATGAAATCGAGGTGCGGGTTCAGTTGCCGCGGGATCAGCGCGAGCGATTGTCTACCTTTTCCCGTATGACGGTACGAGTACCCGATGGGCGCTTCGTGCCTTTGGATCAGGTGATGAATCTTGATCACCGCCAGGGGTTTGAAGCATTACGCCATGCGGATGGCAAGCTGGCTATAGAAGTAACCTCAGCCCTCAATACCCGTGTCAGCACCGCGGCACAGATTCTTGAAAGCCTGCAGGCCGACGCGCTGCCGGACATCGCCAGCCGTTTCAATGTTCACTACAGTTTTGAGGGCCGGGCAGCGGACCAGCGTGAAACTATTGCGGATATGCAGACCGGCCTGCTGGTGGGCATAGCGTTGATGTATGTGGTGCTGGTATGGGTGTTTGCATCCTGGAGTCTGCCGCTGATTGTGATGGCGATCATTCCTTTCGCCCTGGTAGGCGCCTTGCTAGGCCACTGGCTGATGGGGTTGCAGCTTACAGTTTTGTCTCTGTTCGGGCTTTTTGGTCTGGCCGGTATTGTGGTGAATAACGCGATCATTCTGGTGTCTTTCTACAACCAGCAGCGTCAAAAGGGGCTGGATATCAATCAGGCACTGAACGAAGCTGTGGTTCAGCGGGTGCGTGCTGTATTACTGACATCCCTGACCACAATCGGAGGTTTGCTGCCTCTGCTTTTTGAAACCTCCCTGCAGGCTCAGTTTCTGATACCTATGGCGACCTCCATAGCTTTTGGTCTGGGGCTGTCCACGGTACTGGTGCTGCTGGTTATTCCGGCTTTGTTATCCTGGCTTGAGCAATTTCGGGAGTGGCGTGCCCGGCCTACCAGGTAA
- a CDS encoding peptidoglycan -binding protein: MIGSRRRSRSTTNVWPGYVDALSALLMLVIFMLLIYVVSQLFLSQTLSDRNSELARLNQRLSEISQLLGLEQSKTEALEQQMLSVQNNFSDSLAQNEELQQRLEASRNRLMQQTADAEARAERLANMNQELDDKDELSASQQNMILQLSSQIASLQNQLQQITAALKLQKEMTADKEGELENVSRRLNTLLAERVNELEQYQSEFFARLRDILAANENIRIVGDRFLLPSELLFASGSARLGPEGKQELDKLAKVLLEVVKTIPADLEWILRIDGHTDLIPINTPQFPSNWELSTARAVAVVRYLAARSVPENRMVAAGFGEFFPVADGATPAALRKNRRIEIKLTDR, encoded by the coding sequence ATGATCGGATCCAGACGCCGAAGCCGGAGCACCACCAACGTCTGGCCAGGGTACGTAGACGCGCTCTCCGCCCTGCTAATGCTGGTTATCTTCATGCTGCTGATCTATGTAGTCAGCCAGCTGTTCCTGTCGCAGACCCTTTCTGACCGTAATTCTGAACTGGCTCGCCTGAACCAGAGGCTGAGCGAAATTTCTCAACTCCTGGGGCTGGAACAAAGCAAAACAGAAGCCCTGGAGCAGCAAATGCTCTCCGTTCAGAACAACTTCAGCGACAGCCTGGCCCAAAATGAAGAACTGCAACAACGCCTGGAGGCTTCCCGCAACCGGTTAATGCAGCAGACCGCTGATGCCGAAGCCCGGGCAGAAAGGCTGGCGAACATGAATCAGGAGCTGGACGACAAGGATGAACTCTCTGCCAGCCAGCAGAACATGATCCTGCAACTGTCCAGTCAGATCGCATCACTCCAGAACCAGCTGCAACAAATAACCGCTGCACTCAAGCTGCAGAAAGAAATGACGGCAGACAAAGAGGGGGAACTGGAAAATGTCAGCAGACGCCTCAATACTCTTTTGGCTGAGCGGGTCAACGAACTGGAACAGTACCAGTCTGAATTCTTCGCAAGGCTGCGAGACATCCTGGCCGCCAATGAAAACATCCGCATTGTCGGTGATCGTTTTCTTTTGCCTTCCGAGCTTTTGTTTGCATCCGGTTCCGCCCGCCTGGGCCCGGAAGGTAAGCAGGAGCTCGACAAACTGGCCAAAGTGTTGCTGGAGGTGGTCAAAACCATCCCCGCAGATCTTGAGTGGATTCTGCGCATTGATGGCCATACCGATCTGATTCCCATCAACACACCGCAGTTTCCCTCTAACTGGGAACTGTCAACTGCTCGCGCTGTGGCAGTCGTGCGCTACCTGGCTGCCCGGAGCGTGCCCGAAAACCGCATGGTGGCAGCAGGCTTTGGTGAGTTCTTCCCGGTAGCAGATGGTGCCACGCCGGCAGCCTTGCGGAAAAACCGGCGCATAGAAATAAAACTGACGGACCGCTAG
- a CDS encoding hotdog fold thioesterase — translation MAIWTRKPDLENLAKASANTAVSHMGIEYTEIGDDYVKGRMPVDERTVQPFGILHGGASVVLAETLGSMAANCCLKDPGTVAVGLEVNANHIRPATKGWVYGTARAVHIGSATQVWEIRMENEEGKTTCISRLTMAVTKRR, via the coding sequence ATGGCAATCTGGACCCGTAAACCGGACCTTGAAAATTTGGCTAAAGCCAGCGCCAACACCGCAGTCAGCCACATGGGTATCGAGTATACCGAGATTGGTGATGATTATGTGAAAGGCCGTATGCCGGTTGATGAGCGCACAGTCCAGCCTTTCGGGATCCTTCATGGGGGCGCATCGGTTGTGCTGGCAGAAACATTGGGCAGCATGGCTGCCAACTGTTGTCTGAAAGATCCGGGTACTGTTGCAGTAGGGCTTGAAGTTAACGCTAACCACATCCGTCCGGCTACTAAAGGTTGGGTTTATGGCACGGCCAGGGCCGTCCATATTGGCAGCGCGACTCAGGTGTGGGAGATCCGTATGGAAAACGAAGAGGGTAAGACGACCTGTATTTCCCGTCTGACAATGGCGGTGACAAAACGACGGTAA
- a CDS encoding MotA/TolQ/ExbB proton channel family protein, whose amino-acid sequence MDFATLIGLLGAILLIVTAVVLGAAPDVFLNSASLLIVVGGTMLVVLAKFSIPQFLGAFKAAARAFKFKLPETQASIEELVEVANIARKEGALGLEGRDVASPFLNSGIQMLVDGQTSETIKQLLDKERLMTLDRNRSGSKVFMAMADVAPAMGMIGTLIGLVQMLSNMEDPKSIGPAMAVALLTTLYGAMIATMIATPIADKLSLRMTEEARLQMLYTDALVAIQQGTNPRIIEQMLSSYLPPNKRDKAPDAEATSG is encoded by the coding sequence GTGGATTTCGCCACACTGATAGGCCTTCTTGGCGCCATCTTACTTATCGTAACCGCCGTTGTTCTTGGTGCGGCCCCCGATGTTTTCCTCAACTCTGCATCACTGCTGATCGTTGTTGGCGGGACAATGCTGGTTGTGCTCGCCAAATTCAGCATTCCGCAGTTCCTCGGCGCCTTTAAAGCGGCTGCCCGGGCCTTCAAATTCAAACTTCCGGAAACCCAGGCCAGTATTGAAGAGCTTGTGGAAGTTGCGAACATTGCCCGAAAAGAAGGGGCGCTGGGGCTTGAAGGGCGGGACGTCGCTTCTCCTTTCCTGAATAGCGGTATCCAGATGCTGGTCGATGGCCAGACCAGCGAAACCATCAAACAGCTCCTGGACAAGGAACGCCTGATGACTCTGGACCGCAACCGCTCAGGCTCCAAGGTATTTATGGCCATGGCAGACGTGGCACCCGCAATGGGCATGATCGGCACGCTGATTGGTCTGGTACAGATGCTCTCTAACATGGAAGACCCGAAGTCCATCGGGCCGGCAATGGCTGTTGCTCTGCTTACCACCCTGTACGGTGCGATGATTGCGACCATGATCGCCACCCCGATTGCGGACAAACTTTCCCTGCGCATGACCGAAGAGGCTCGCCTGCAAATGCTTTACACCGATGCATTGGTGGCCATTCAGCAGGGCACAAACCCGCGTATTATCGAACAGATGCTTTCCAGCTACCTGCCCCCGAACAAGCGAGACAAAGCGCCTGATGCAGAGGCCACCAGCGGATAA
- a CDS encoding transporter substrate-binding domain-containing protein has translation MRGLIAILLSVMALSANAQQGTETIPALTVTVGANHAPPYRIVNGGEPSGLHVDIFREITKRMGWNTHYREAPFRRVLKMIRLGEVDVALGVLKTPERDELMEFVVPAFPPERRLFLYARDSDRIERYADLYGKTIGVMEGARFFKRFDNDERLRKEVAPRYENLLLMMEKGRVDVVIVPELVGLYTVRELGLSVKVSPFFVPGKRTWIAVARTSPVLEYSDDMRAAFKLIKAEGIYEDLVLKYMDQYAL, from the coding sequence ATGCGAGGACTGATTGCCATTTTGCTTTCGGTGATGGCGCTTTCTGCGAACGCTCAGCAGGGAACGGAGACCATTCCCGCCCTTACGGTTACGGTAGGGGCCAATCATGCACCACCGTACCGGATTGTTAATGGTGGTGAGCCGTCAGGCCTCCATGTAGATATTTTCCGGGAAATCACGAAACGGATGGGGTGGAATACCCATTATCGGGAGGCTCCTTTCCGGCGGGTTCTGAAGATGATTCGCCTGGGTGAGGTAGACGTCGCGCTTGGAGTGCTGAAAACCCCGGAAAGGGATGAGTTGATGGAGTTTGTTGTGCCGGCTTTTCCGCCGGAACGGAGGTTATTTCTCTACGCCAGAGACTCCGACCGTATTGAGCGTTATGCGGATCTTTACGGTAAGACGATCGGAGTGATGGAGGGGGCCCGTTTCTTCAAGAGGTTTGATAATGATGAGCGGTTGCGTAAAGAAGTCGCGCCCCGGTATGAGAATCTGCTTCTGATGATGGAAAAAGGTCGGGTTGATGTTGTTATTGTCCCTGAACTTGTAGGCTTGTATACGGTCCGAGAACTAGGGCTGTCGGTTAAGGTGTCGCCCTTCTTTGTACCTGGGAAACGAACCTGGATTGCTGTTGCCAGGACATCACCTGTGCTGGAATATTCAGACGACATGCGCGCGGCGTTCAAGTTGATAAAAGCGGAAGGTATTTACGAAGATCTGGTGCTCAAGTATATGGACCAGTACGCTCTATAA
- a CDS encoding type 1 glutamine amidotransferase domain-containing protein has product MKILMILTSHDQMGDTGHKTGFWLEEFTAPYYVFRDAGADITIASPKGGKPPVDPNSEAEEALTETTRRFQADARAKEALASTKKLSDVDMNGFDAVFYPGGHGPLWDLVNDHKSIALIKAAYEQDKIIGAVCHAPAVFKNVEIKPGQNLVGGRKVTGFSNSEEEAVGLAKIVPFLLEDMLKENTATYSRGDDWAPHIVVDGKLITGQNPASSEGAAKAVVQALQED; this is encoded by the coding sequence ATGAAAATCCTCATGATTCTGACGTCTCACGACCAGATGGGCGATACCGGCCATAAAACCGGCTTCTGGCTGGAAGAATTCACCGCTCCCTACTACGTATTCCGCGATGCAGGCGCAGACATTACCATTGCGTCGCCAAAAGGCGGCAAGCCTCCGGTTGATCCCAACAGCGAGGCGGAAGAGGCCCTGACAGAAACTACCCGGCGCTTTCAGGCGGATGCTCGCGCCAAAGAAGCACTCGCCAGCACGAAAAAGCTGAGTGATGTTGATATGAACGGGTTTGATGCCGTCTTCTACCCGGGTGGTCATGGTCCACTATGGGATCTGGTCAACGATCATAAATCGATTGCCCTGATCAAAGCCGCCTACGAACAGGACAAGATCATTGGTGCTGTCTGCCACGCGCCAGCGGTCTTCAAAAACGTGGAGATCAAACCAGGGCAGAACCTGGTTGGGGGAAGGAAAGTGACAGGCTTCAGCAACAGCGAAGAGGAAGCCGTTGGCCTAGCAAAGATCGTACCTTTCCTGCTCGAAGACATGCTCAAGGAAAATACCGCCACCTACTCCAGGGGCGACGACTGGGCGCCACATATTGTGGTGGATGGAAAGCTGATTACAGGGCAGAACCCGGCCTCATCCGAGGGTGCTGCCAAGGCAGTGGTTCAGGCTTTACAGGAAGACTGA